The genomic region CACCGTCAAGCCGTTGTAAGTCGAGGACCCAGCCATGGCTTTCGAAGCAATGTTTGCGCCGATCCAGATCGGCAAACTGACCATCCGCAACCGCGTGCTCAGTACCGCCCACGCCGAGGTGTATGCCACCGACGGTGGGATGACCACCGACCGCTATGTGAAGTACTACGAAGAGAAAGCCAAGGGCGGCATTGGCCTGGCGATCTGTGGCGGTTCCTCGGTGGTCGCCATCGACAGCCCCCAGGAATGGTGGAGTTCGGTGAACCTGTCCACCGACCGCATCATCCCGCACTTCCAGAACCTGGCCGACGCCATGCACAAGCATGGCGCCAAGATCATGATCCAGATTACCCACATGGGCCGTCGCTCGCGTTGGGATGGCTTTAACTGGCCGACCCTGATGTCGCCGTCCGGCGTGCGTGAGCCGGTGCACCGTGCCACCTGCAAGACCATCGAGCCGGAAGAGATCTGGCGTGTGATCGGCAACTACGCCAGCGCCGCCAAGCGTGCCAAGGCGGGTGGCCTGGACGGTGTGGAACTGTCCGCCGTGCACCAGCACATGATCGACCAGTTCTGGAGCCCACGGGTCAACAAACGTACCGACGAGTGGGGTGGCACCTTCGAAGGCCGCATGAAGTTCGGCCTGGAAGTGTTGAAAGCGGTGCGCGCCGAAGTCGGTGACGACTTCTGCGTGGGCATGCGCCTGTGCGGCGATGAGTTCCATCCGGACGGCCTGTCCCACGAGGACATGAAGCAGATCGCCAAGTACTACGACGACACCGGCATGCTCGATTTCATCGGCGTCGTCGGCTCGGGCTGCGACACCCACAACACCCTGGCCAACGTTATCCCCAACATGAGTTATCCACCGGAGCCGTTCCTGCACTTGGCGGCCGGTATCAAGGAAGTGGTCAAGGTCCCGGTGCTGCACGCGCAGAACATCAAGGACCCGAACCAGGCCACGCGCATCCTCGAAGGCGGCTATGTGGACATGGTCGGCATGACCCGCGCCCACATCGCCGACCCGCACCTGATCGCCAAGATCAAGATGGGCCAGATCGACCAGATCAAACAGTGCGTGGGCGCCAACTATTGCATCGACCGTCAGTACCAAGGGCTGGACGTGCTGTGCATCCAGAACGCCGCCACTTCCCGCGAATACATGGGCGTGCCGCACATCATCGAAAAATCCACCGGGCCGAAACGCAAAGTCGTGGTGGTAGGTGCCGGCCCTGCCGGGATGGAAGCTGCGCGGGTTGCTGCTGAGCGCGGCCACGACGTGACGCTGTTCGAGAAGAAAGAATTTATCGGCGGGCAAATCACGACCGCTTCCAAGGCGCCGCAGCGCGACCAGATTGCCGGGATCACCCGCTGGTTCCAGCTGGAACTGGCACGCCTGAACGTTGACCTGCGCCTGGGCGTGGCGGCAGACGCGGCCACCATCCTGGACCTGCGTCCGGACGTGGTGGTGCTGGCGGTGGGCGGTCATCCGTTCCTGGAACAGAACGAACACTGGGGCGCGGCCGAAGGCCTGGTGGTCAGCAGCTGGGACGTGCTTGACGGCAAGGTCGCGCCGGGCAAGAACGTGCTGGTGTACGACACCATCTGCGAGTTCACCGGCATGTCGGTGGCGGACTTCCTGGCGGACAAGGGGTGCCAGGTGGAGATCGTCACCGACGACATCAAGCCGGGCGTGGCCATCGGCGGTACGTCTTTCCCGACGTACTACCGCAGCATGTACCCGAAGGAAGTGATCATGACCGGCGACATGATGCTGGAAAAGGTCTATCGCGAAGGCGACAAGCTGGTGGCGGTGCTGGAGAACGAATATACCGGGGCCAAAGAGGAACGGGTGGTCGATCAGGTGGTGGTCGAGAACGGCGTGCGTCCGGATGAAGAGATCTACTACGGGCTCAAGGAAGGTTCGCGTAACAAGGGCCAGATAGACGTCGAAGCCTTGTTCGCGATCAAGCCGCAGCCGTGCCTGAGCGAGCCGGGCGAGGGGTACTTGCTGTTCCGCATCGGTGACTGCGTGGCCCAGCGTAATACCCACGCTGCCATCTATGACGCCCTGCGCCTGTGCAAGGATTTCTGACGAGGTGTACTCGGTCAAATGTGGGAGCGGGCTTGCTCGCGAAAGCGGTGTGTCAGCCACTGGATGCATCGGCTGACACGCTGCCTTCGCGAGCAAGCCCGCTCCCACATTTCGGGCCAGTTTCACAGTAGACCTGTGTGGTCTTTGGGAGCTTCACCATGCTGAACACCCTTCTTCCCATCCTGCTCTTCGCCGCCCTGGGCCTTGCCGTCCTCGGCGCCCTGCGCCGGGTGAACATGTGGCGCCGTGGCCGCTCCTCCAACGTCGACCTGATCGGCGGCCTGCTGGCCATGCCCAAGCGCTACATGGTCGACCTGCACCACGTCGTCGCCCGCGACAAATACATCGCCAACACCCACGTCGCCACCGCCCTGGGCTTTGTGCTCTCGGCGTTGCTGGCGATCCTGGTGCACGGTTTCGGCCTGCATAACCGCATCCTCGGCTACGCCTTGCTGCTGGCCTCGGTGCTGATGTTTGTCGGCGCCACGTTCGTCTACCTGCGTCGTCGCAATCCACCTGCGCGCCTGTCGAAAGGCCCGTGGATGCGCCTGCCGAAAAGCCTGATGGCGTTCTCGGTGAGCTTCTTCCTGGTGACCTTGCCGGTGGCCGGGATTCTGCCGGCGGACTTCGGCGGCTGGCTGCTCGCCGCGCTGCTGAGCCTGGGCGTGTTGTGGGGCGTGTCCGAGATGTTCTTCGGCATGACCTGGGGCGGCCCGATGAAACACGCCTTCGCCGGTGCCCTGCACCTGGCCTGGCACCGCCGCGCCGAGCGTTTCGGCGGTGGCCGTTCCACCGGTTTGAAGCCTCTGGACCTCACCGATAAAACCGCGCCCCTGGGTGTGGAAAAACCGGTGGATTTCACCTGGAACCAACTGCTCGGCTTCGACGCCTGCGTGCAGTGCGGCAAGTGCGAAGCGGCGTGCCCGGCGTTCGCCGCCGGCCAGCCGCTGAACCCGAAAAAACTCATCCAGGACATGGTGGTCGGCCTGGCCGGTGGCACCGACGCCAAGTTCGCCGGCAGTCCTTATCCTGGCAAAGCCATCGGCGAACACAGTGGCAACCCGCACCAGCCAATCGTCAACGGCCTGGTGGATGCGGAAACCCTGTGGTCCTGCACCACCTGCCGCGCTTGCGTGGAGGAGTGCCCGATGATGATCGAGCACGTGGACGCCATCGTCGACATGCGCCGTCACCTCACCCTGGAAAAAGGCGCGACCCCGAACAAGGGCGCCGAAGTCCTGGAAAACCTGATCGCCACCGACAACCCCGGCGGCTTTGCACCCGGCGGGCGGATGAACTGGGCGGCGGATTTGAACCTGCCCTTGCTCAGCGACAAGAAAGCCGTCGACGTACTCTTTTGGGTCGGCGACGGCGCCTTCGACATGCGCAACCAGCGCACCCTGCGTTCGTTCGTCAAAGTCCTGAAAGCGGCCAAGGTCGACTTCGCCGTACTGGGCCTTGAAGAGCGCGACAGCGGTGACGTGGCCCGGCGTCTGGGCGATGAAGCCACCTTCCAGCTGCTGGCCGCGCGCAATATCCAGACCCTGGCCAAGTACAGCTTCAAGCGCATCGTCACCTGCGACCCCCACAGTTTCCACGTGCTGAAAAACGAATACGGCGCCTTCGATGGCAACTACCTCGTGCAGCACCACAGCACCTACATGGCCGAGCTGATCGACGCCGGCGCCCTGAACCTGGGCCAGCACAAAGGCAACAGCGTGACCTATCACGACCCCTGCTACCTGGGCCGCTACAACGGCGAGTACGAAGCTCCGCGCCAAGTGCTGCGGGCGCTGGGGATCGAGGTCAAGGAAATGCAACGTTCCGGTTTCCGTTCCCGCTGCTGCGGCGGCGGTGGCGGGGCGCCGATCACCGACATTCCCGGCAAGCAGCGGATTCCCGACATGCGCATGGAAGACATCCGCGAAACCGGCGCCGAGCTGGTGGCCGTGGGTTGTCCACAGTGCACGGCGATGCTTGAGGGCGTGGTTGAGCCGCGTCCGTTGATCAAGGACATCGCCGAGCTGGTGGCCGACGCTTTGCTCGAAGACGCCGCACCGGTCAAGACCCCGAAACGCGAACCTGCGGAGGTGCATTGATGAGCGACATTATCCGCCGCGACCCACGGGCCGAATGGATCGCCCGTAACCGCCTGCACCCGCTGCACGCGGCGATGCAGCCGGTGCAATACAGCTGGATGGGGCCCAATGGGGTCATCCGCAAGAACGTGCACGGTGTCGGTTTTATCGGCCCCAACGGCATCAAGCGTATTGACCGCAGCGGCGCCCAGCAGGGCGGCGCGGCCAAGCGTACGGCAGCGGTGGAAGTGCAGTTGCCGCTGCATCAGGTACCGGCGCCCGCTTTCTACATCAACGTGGTGCCGGACATGGTCGGCGGCCGCCTGAGCAGCCACGACCGCGACTTGCTGGGTCTGGCCCGGCAGCTGGCCGGCGACGACGGTGCGGTATTGGCCGTGGTGTTCGGCGAACACAAGGAAAACGCCTTCGCCACCGCGGGTGTGGATCGGCTGCTGGTGTTGGATGGGCATGAGTTCGACGGTTATTCACCGGAGCAACGGGTTCACGGCCTGCGGGCTGTGGATAACCAGTTCAACCCGCGCCACTGGTTGCTGCCGGACAGTCGCAGCGGTGGCGGGGAATTGGGCCGGCGCTTTGCCGCAAGCCTCAAGGAGCGCCCGGCCACGCGGGTCTGGCAGATCAAGGGCGAGGAATGTATTGGCCGTGCGGGTGCCGGCCAGCAAGATCTGGCCCGGCCATTGCCACGCATGATCCTGGCCGCGGCGGAATGCGCCGAGCCTGTCAGCGATACCCGTCACGAAGTGTTGCCGGTGGAGTTATCCACAAGCCTGGCCCGCAGCTTGCCGCGCATTGAGGATTTGGGCGCGGTGGCCGTGGACCCGGGGGCAATTCCCATGGCCGAAGCCGAGTTCATCTTCTCGGGCGGCAACGGGGTCAAGGACTGGGCACTGTTCCACAAGACTGCTGCCGCGTTGGGCGCTACAGAAGGCGCCTCGCGGGTGGCGGTGGACGACGGTTTCATGGCCCGGGATCGCCAGGTCGGCGCCAGCGGTACCTGGGTCACCGCGCGGGTTTACGTGGCGGTGGGGATTTCCGGGGCGATCCAGCACCTGCAAGGCATTGGTGCCTGCGACAAGGTGGTGGCCATCAACCTCGACCCGGGTTGCGACATGATCAAGCGTGCCGACTTGTCGGTGATCGGCGAAAGCGCCGCGATTCTGCAAGCCTTGATCCTTGCGGTCGAGGCCTACCGCAACGGCGCCAAGCGCGATGCGGCTTAAGGAAATGGCCATGACGACGAATGTAATCAGCCTGGTGTCCATCGGCGCCCACCCGACTTCAGGCCGCCCGCGTCGCGCCGAGCAAGACGCGCGCGCTGTGGAACTGGGCCTGCAACTGGCTGGGGATAACCTGCAAGTGCTGCACGCCGGCGACATCGGCGAACCCACCCTGCGCGCTTACCTGGGCATGGGCTTGCCGCAGTTGCACGTGCTTGAACAACCGGCCGGGGCGGACGCCTTGCCGGTGCTCGGCGACTATCTGCGGGACGCGGGCGCCCAGGTGGTGCTCACCGGCAGCCAGGCGGAAACCGGCGAAGGCTCGGGAATGTTGCCGTTCCTGCTGGCCGAACAACTGGGTTGGCCGCTGATTGTCGGCCTGGCCCAGGTGGAATCCATCGAAGGCGGCGTGGCCCATGTGCTGCAAGCCTTGCCTCGTGGCCAACGGCGGCGCCTGAAGGTGCGCCTGCCGTTTCTGGCCACGGTGGATAACGCCGCGCCCAAACCACGGCAAAGCGCCTACGGCCCGGCTCAGCGCGGGGTGCTGGAAGCCCACGACGTGCAGGTGCTGGACGATGAGTTATTCACAGGCGCTGTGCTGCAGCCGGCCAAGCCTCGACCCAAGCGCCTCAAGGTGATCAAGGCCAAGAGCGGCGCCGACCGCATGAAGGCCGCCACGGCCAAGGCCAGCGGCGGCGGTGGGCAAGTGCTCAAGGGTGTTAGCCCTGAGGCCGGCGCTGACGCCATTCTTAAATTGCTCATAGAAGAAGGTGTGGTGCGCTAATCCAATGTGGGAGCGGGCTTGCTCGCGAAGGCGGCGTGTCAGTCGGCACATCTATTGACTGACCCACCGTATTCGCGAGCAAGCCCGCTCCCACACTGTTTTGCGGCGATTGTGGCTTTACCCACAATCCCTGTTAACCCACCTGTGGATAACCTGTTCGCGGCTGTCCACACCCCATGCAAATCAAGCCCTCCAGCTCGCTGTACGAAAAACAACCAACCTAACTGACGGTTTTTCCTTGGTTTTTTCTGTGGATAAGGAAAATGCCCAGTACAGAGTTGCCCCCAAAGTCTGTTGGTGCTTCTGTGGATAAGATGTTCGCTATCCGCTGTAGGCCATATAACGCGTGGCTTACAGTGTGTTGGTTGAAATGTAACCAATATCGCCATTCCGGCTGAGTTCTGCTCTCAAAGCCGCGATTTTCCTCGATTTAAGCCGGTTTTCCACAGATGGTCCAAAGTTGCCCCCAAAGTCTGTTGGCGCTTCTGTGGATAAGGTGTTTGCGTTCCTCTGTAGCCCACGCAGGACGTGGCTTTCAGGCTTCAGGTCAAAAAACGATCAATGTGGGATAAAACCGGTACCTTTGAATAAGTCACGGATTTTCTTGGTTTTATTTCGACGGGAGAGCGCAGTTGCCCACAATTGCTGTGGGTGGCTTTGTGGATAAGTTGTTGGGCAATGGCTGGAAGTAAGGCGGGCAGCGGTCTGTCAGGGTGTTGGATGAATTTTGTACAGTCACAAGCCAGTGTGGGAGCCGGGCTTGCCCGCGATGACGGAGTAACAGCCAACAGAGGGGTTGAATGTTAAATCGCTATCGCGGGCAAGCCCGGCTCCCACATTTTGACCGGCGGCGTGTCGGGCGGTTACTCGTGTACGGCGACACCTTTCAGATACGGCGCTGGTGCCGCCCCCAGGTTGCTCAGCATCCGCTCGCTGTACCAGTCCACGAAGTTGACCACACCAAACTCATAAGTCTTGGAGTACGGCCCTGGCTGGTACGCGGTGGAGTTGATGCCGCGCTGGTTCTCTTCGGCCAGGCGACGGTCCTGGTCATTGGTGGCGTCCCACACTTTACGCATGCGCTCGACGTCGTAATCCACACCTTCCACAGCGTCCTTGTGCACGATCCACTTGGTGGTGACCATGGTTTCCTGGGCGCTGATCGGCCACACGGTGAACACGATGATGTGGTCGCCCATGCAGTGGTTCCAAGAGTGAGGCAGGTGCAGGATGCGCATCGAGCCCAGGTCCGGGTTCTTGATGCGGCCCATCAGCTTGTTGCAGCCTTGCTTGCCGTCGAGGGTCATCGACACGGTGCCCTTGAGCAGCGGCATGCGCACGATGCGGTTACGCAGGCCGAAGCTGGCGTGGGCGTAAGGGATCTTCTCGGCATCCCAGGCGGCGGCGGAAGCGGCCACGTGGTCCTTGAAGGCCTGGTCGGCCCGCGGGTCGGTGACGTCGTCCCATTCCAGCAGGGTTTTCAACAGTTCCGGGTGCGACGCGTTGCAGTGGTAGCACTCGCGGTTGTTTTCCAGCACCAGCTTCCAGTTGGCTTTTTCAAACAAGGTGGTCTGGATCGCCACCTTGGTGTTTTCCATGTCGTAGGGTTCCATGTAGTGGCTCAGGGTCGACAGGAAGTCGTCGATGGCCGGTGGATTCTCCGACAGGCTGATAAAGATGTAGCCACCAGCGGTCTTCACGTTCACAGGCTTCAAGCCGTACTGCTTCATGTCGAAATCGGCGCCCATCTCGGTACCGGCGAACAGCAGGCGGCCGTCCAGCTCGTATGTCCACTGGTGGTAATGGCACACCAGCTTGGCGACCTTGCCCTTGTCGCTTGTGCACAAGCGCGAACCGCGATGGCGGCACACGTTATGGAACGCATGCACCACGCCGTCGGCGCCACGGATCACGATGATCGGGTTCTTGCCCACTTGCAGGGTGATGTAGTTGCCTTTGGCGGGAATTTCGCAGGTCATGCCGGCGATCAACCACTCTTTCTGGAAAATTTCCTGCATGTCGATATCGAACAGCCGCTCATCAGAGTAAAACGGCTGCGGCAGCGAAAAGGTGCGCTCGCGCTCTTGCAGCATTTGCGCGGTGGCCTTGCGTGCGGGTTCCAGCGGATCGCCCAAGCTTAAGGTTGCGGTGACGTCCATCGTGTGTGTCCTCATGGCCATTCTGTGTGGCCGGCGAATAGTGGCTGATCTATGTGGCTGGAGTGGAGGGTTTGGGCGGGCAGGTGCGGCGCCTGAAGCTCTGATCCTGCGTTGCCGCTCAGACCTTCATGCATCCGCCCCTGTCCCGCCCAAACCCTTCACTCCAGCCACCGGTGCAGCAAGGCGTAAAGAAAGCGTCTTTGTTGGGAGCGAGTGTGGGCCCCACAAAGGCCAGAACCTTATCCATGAGCGACATGGCCCACTCTGTTCCCGACGCGCAACCCCCGTGGTATGGGGGCTGGTCGCGATAAGTATGTGAATGTCGCAGATAGGTAAATGGGTGATTCGCGCGTTACGCAGAATCGCCACCATAAGGCCGACCATCGGCGGTGGAGAACAGCATGTCCAACAGCTTCCTGAATCCGGTAACTACCCAGACCTGGGCCAATGGTCGGCACATCGTCCGTTGCGTCAAAGTCATCCAGGAAACCTGGGACGTGCGCACCTTCTGCTTTATGGCCGACCAGCCGATCCTGTTCTTTTTCAAGCCCGGGCAGTTCGTCACCTTGGAGCTGGAAATCGACGGCCAGCCGATCATGCGTTCGTACACCATTTCCAGTTCGCCGTCGGTGCCTTACAGCTTTTCGGTGACCATCAAGCGTGTGCCGGGCGGCAAGGTGTCCAACTGGCTGCACGACACGCTGCACGAAGGCCAGGAGCTGGCGGTGCACGGGCCGGTGGGGTTGTTCAATGCCATCGACTTCAGCAACCCGAAAGTCCTGTATCTGAGCGGTGGCGTCGGGATCACGCCGGTCATGTCCATGGCGCGCTGGTACTACGACACCAACGCCAATGTCGACATGACGTTTATCCACAGCGCCCGCTCGCCGAAAGACATCATTTACCACCGCGAGCTGGAGCATATGGCGTCGCGGATTGATAACTTCAGCCTGCACCTGATTTGCGAAAAACACGGCCTGGGTGAGCCCTGGGCCGGTTATCGCGGATACCTGAACCACAAGATGCTCGAACTGATGGTGCCGGACTTCCTGGAGCGGGAAGTCTTCTGCTGCGGGCCGACGCCTTATATGAACGCGGTGAAGCGCCTGCTGGAAGCTGCCGGCTTCGACATGACGCGTTATCACGAGGAATCCTTCGGCGCGACGCCACCGGAAGCCCGGGCCGACGCGGTGGAACAAGCCGAACAAGCAGCGGACGCACCGGAAATCGACCTGGCGGACCTGCACCAGGTGGAATTCATTGCCTCTGGCAAGAGCATCCGCGTGGCACCGGGCGAGACCGTACACGCAGCGGCGGCCAAGCTTGGCCTGCTGATTCCGAAAGCCTGCGGCATGGGGATTTGCGGGACGTGCAAGGTGATGAAACTGGGCGGGGAGGTCGAGATGGACCACAACGGCGGGATCACCGAGGAAGACGAAGCCGAGGGTTACATCCTGTCGTGCTGCAGCGTGCCGAAGGGCGATGTGCGCATCGAGTTCTGACCCCGCCTGATCGTTCCCACGCTCCGCGTGGGAATGCCTCTTTGGACGCTCCGCGTCCCGCTGTGTGACGCGGAGCGTCACTGGCTGCATTCCCACGCAGAGCGTGGGAACGATCAGGCCCAGCGCTGAATCTCAATCAGGCCATCCTGTCCTGCATAGTTGCGAGCGCTGGAATACCGCCAGTGCTCGGCCAAGTCCACATAACCCCGCTTCACAGGGTTGTGGTGAATGTAATCAAGCTTTTGGCGCATCACCGCTTCGCTGTACACCAACTCGGCGTGTGACCCCTCTTGCTATAGCTGATAAACCCGGTCCGTTTTATGCGCCCGTTTGCTGAAACACAAACGCTGCAACACTCGCTCCGCTCCTCGTTTCTGCAGGTCGTCAATGATGGTTCGGGCGGTGAAGGATTTGAACTGGCTGACACATTTACCCAGGTCAGGTGCTTGAGCGACGAAGTGCAGATGGTTTTCGAGAACGACGTAGCCGTAGAGATTGAAATCTTCGTGGGTTTGTTGATATCGCCAGCAACTCAACAGGTGGCCGACAAGGTAGTCGCGGGTAAATAGCGGTATCCATTCCATGACAGTGCATGTCAGGAAGTGTGGTTTTTCAGGTTCGGTAATGGTGTAGCGGCTTCTGCCCATCAATTCGTCCTTGAACCGTGGTGTGGCCTGGACGCGGAGCGTCCGGGGAGGCATTCCCACGCAGAGCGTGGGAACGATCAGTTAGAGGTTATTGGGCGTAGATGTGCACGACGAAGTGCTGGCCTGATGCTGTCATTTCATAGACTTTGTCAGTGATCTGCAATGTCCTCGTCGGCTCGCTGATGGTGTCACCGATTTTCGCGGATTTTCTGAATTCATCCCAGTCGATGACGGTGGTGCTGATAGTGCCTTCGCCTAGCAGGTTGTTTCCGTAGCGTTGTGCTTCCATGGTATTGCCCTCTGCTGGATTTCCGTTTCCGGCCGACTGTTCGGCTGGCGGTTAGTCCCGAAAGGCGGCCTTTTCCTTTCGGGTTCCAAGAGGCTAGTCAATGAAAGCGGAGTTGGTTGCTGTCAGAAATATCAAAAAACAGTCTCGGCATTTCGCCATTATCTGAGGGCCCGATGACTATTTCAGGCGCTCATCACTTCCCGGATATCAGCGGCTAATTCTCTTACGCGCTCTTCCTCGGTATCCCACGCACACATGAACCGCGCGCCACCTTTGCCAATGAAGGTGTAGAAGCGCCAGCCCTTGGCCGTCAGCGCGGCAATCGCCGGTTCCGACAGTTGCAGGAACACGCCGTTGGCCTGCACCGGGAACATCAACTCCACCCCCGGAATATCCGCCACCAGGCTGCTGAGCAATTGCGCGCAGTGGTTGGCGTGGCGGGCGTGTTTGAGCCAGGCGTCGTTTTCCAGCAGGCCCACCCACGGGGCGGAGAGGAAGCGCATCTTTGAGGCAAGCTGCCCGGCCTGTTTGCAGCGGTAGTCGAAGTCTTCAGCCAGCTTGTGGTTGAAGAACAGGATCGCCTCACCCACGGCCATGCCATTCTTGGTGCCGCCAAAGCACAGCACGTCGACGCCGGCTTTCCAGGTCAGGTCGGCAGGCGAGCAGCCGAGGAATGCGCAGGCGTTGGAGAACCGTGCGCCGTCCATGTGCAGGTTCAGCCCCAGTTCCTTGCAGGTGACGCTGATGGCGCGGATCTCTTCCGGGGTGTAGACGCTGCCGACTTCGGTGGCCTGGGTCAGGGTCACGACGCGGGGTTTCGGGTAGTGGATGTCCTGACGCTTGAGGGCGATCTCGCGGATCGACTCCGGGGTCAGCTTGCCGTTTTCGGTGCGGGCGGTGAGCAGCTTGGAGCCGTTGGAGAAAAACTCCGGCGCGCCGCATTCGTCTGTTTCGACGTGGGCGGTTTCCGAGCAAATCACGCTATGGTAGCTCTGGCACAAGGAGGACAGCGCCAGGGAGTTGGCCGCGGTGCCGTTGAAGGCGAAGAACACTTCGCAGTCGGTTTCGAACAGTTTGCGGAAACCGTCGGCGGCGCGGTGGGTCCATTCATCATCGCCATAGGCGCGTTGATGGCCCTGGTTGGCGAGTTCCATGGCGGCCCAGGCTTCCGGGCAGATGCCGGAATAGTTGTCGCTGGCGAATTGTTGGCTCTTGTCGGTCATGGCCCAGTCCTGTGGTCGATGTTGGTGCGCACTTTACCCAAGATTGTCGGGCGGGCGCACGCACTGTTAATGCAAAGTCATTGGGGAATTATGCACGGTTCTGAACGCGTTCCTGTAAGCCGCGTCCGCGATGGCGCCCTGGACCTGCTCAAGTGGCTGGCGCTGCTGAGTATGGTGCTGGACCACCTGCGGTATGTCGGTTTGAGTCTGGACGGGCTGTATGTGCCGGGCCGCCTGGCGTTCCCGTGGTTTTGCCTGGCGATTGCGGCGAATCTGCATCGGGTCAAGGACGCGCCGGTGACGGGGCAGTGGCGCTATCTGGGCTGGTTGCTGCTGTTCAGTGTGATCAGTGAGGTGCCGTATCGGATATTCATTGACGACGCCGATACGCTCAACGTGCTGCCGACCCTGGCACTGGGCTTGCTGGTTGCCCGGGGATGGCA from Pseudomonas yamanorum harbors:
- a CDS encoding threonine aldolase family protein; translation: MTDKSQQFASDNYSGICPEAWAAMELANQGHQRAYGDDEWTHRAADGFRKLFETDCEVFFAFNGTAANSLALSSLCQSYHSVICSETAHVETDECGAPEFFSNGSKLLTARTENGKLTPESIREIALKRQDIHYPKPRVVTLTQATEVGSVYTPEEIRAISVTCKELGLNLHMDGARFSNACAFLGCSPADLTWKAGVDVLCFGGTKNGMAVGEAILFFNHKLAEDFDYRCKQAGQLASKMRFLSAPWVGLLENDAWLKHARHANHCAQLLSSLVADIPGVELMFPVQANGVFLQLSEPAIAALTAKGWRFYTFIGKGGARFMCAWDTEEERVRELAADIREVMSA